TCGGACTATGCTTATTTTCAATTCGCTAAAGATTATGTCGGCTACTACACCCTCTTTTGTCTCTAAACGTGACGTTTGTATTCAATGAaaatatttccttatttgaattCTGTCATTTACTTTTAAAGTTACGTCATCTCAAAATACTTCCTAGTGAATGAATCTTATCGAATTGATCGTCATGACAAAcaattattttgtataatttacaTTATCAGCTTGAGAACTCAACACATACCCTATCACATTATCAAAACTAACAACTAGAATTTGAGTAATATAGCATAGAATCtaatatttcataaaagaattaaaatgaaTATAACTCATATGTAATGAGATGGAGTTATCCACATATAAAAGACCAATTTTCTATCCTCACACCACTATGAAAACTAAACAAATTATGATATTCAACATGCTctcaataattaaaaaacagCCAATGCTCTGAAGTGTCAATTTTGCACTAGTGAAATTGCAAGAAACCTTTAAGCAATTTATGGTATGACTTAACAAAATGAGTGAAAATTATAAGagactaaaatttaaattacatCATCAATCATTTTATCTATCTAATTTCAATAAAGAAGATTATATTATACTtatattgatgaaaaataataagtacatctaataacataattaaaaCACATCcttattccatttttaattaaacttCTACACGAAAACACAgaaattgaattttcttatttaaaatctttgatattttttccAACTAGGATAAACCTAAGCCACAAAACCACCATCACATATCCTTCAAAATATCCACTTCATCTTCCACATGGACCAATCACAAAACACAAACAATTCTCCTTAACCAATTATAATCTACATTTAGATTTGCCTATATCTCAAATTCCTTCCTTATACTCACCACAATTTACACCATTTTTTCCCCACCATTTTTTCCCCATTCTCATAtccattttctatttttctctaCTCAtctccaaattatttttttgaacatttGTTAAATTAACCAAAATAAAATGGCTTCTAACacattgatgagttatggaatTGCACCTGTTTGCCCCTCTATTCTCTCTGCTTCCAAGTCTAAATTCGTCACCGCGTTGCCGGTATCTGCCGGAGTTACCAACGACACGTCAAGGTTCACCATGTCGGCCGATTGGATGCCCGGGCAGCCCCGTCCATCCTATCTCGACGGCTCAGCCCCCGGGTACGTAATActctttatttcattttacGTGACATATATGATCTAGCACGATATGTAACATGTTAATTTGATATATAATAAGTAGGTTTGATAGGcattaaagttgaattacttaatttttgaaatgtgtGATGGTTATAAGAGTAGAATGACATGAATCATTTTGGAATGACACTTGTTGTTTcgaaaattgaataattgttaAGGATGActatttgttgaatatttttaacTAGGGAAGATTTATACAATAAATttgtattattctttttatgctagttttaattttgtatatatatataaacgcAGAGATTTTGGATTTGATCCACTTGGTTTTGGAGAAGTACCAGAAAATTTGGAAAGATACAAAGAATCTGAACTTATTCATTGCAGATGGGCTATGCTTGCCGTTGTAAGCCTCTTTTTCTCTTATACTCCTTTTTAGCTTTGCtatttcatgaaaatatttaacttatataGATCgacaatatataataataattgtatattatcGATGTATATTAACATGTTGTAGCTGGtaactttctttattttacgAGTTTCTAGCTAATTCCACTTTATGGACAACCCTTGTAATATGTTTCTGGTGCCCTTTATGAGTAAGGTTAATCGAAGGTCGGAGAAAGTTTATTGGCAAAAGGGAACCATTTCTCACTCAGCCCTCATGTGAATGCATAGAAGTTGaactttttttactaaaaaggaaaatgaattgaAAACAATAAAAGTCAAGTTGTAATATTTACACAGTTCATGTAGTAatatttttgaacaattttatgCATTGCCTTTAAGATTTTTGACAATTAAAAGCTAACTAGGAAGTAGCACAAAACATCTTTTGATTGGAAAATTATATTAGCTATATATATCGGTCAAATATAAGTTTTTATACCTGTACGCTAATCTTGAACACTTTTAGCGAATTTTCTGATTTCACCACTCTTTGACATACATCACATTCTAGAAAAGTTTTacacacaacaacaacaatccaTGTAGTTTCACAAGTGGAGTCTGGTCTTAGGAGAGAATAGTTTGTACACAAACCTATTACCTTGAGAGGTAGAGAAGTGATTTCCTAAAGACCCTCGAAGAGATTTACAAACAATGCAAGCaagatatacaaatatacacattttgacaaataatgctagaaaaatatacatattttagaAGAGATTTATATATTACATTTAACCAATTTCCCtgacataaaaatatattctctccgtttaaaaaagaatgacctagtttgacttaGAACGGAGttttagaaaagaaagaagactttttaatcttgtggttctaaattaaagttatgtcaaatgtaccaaaatgccttttaatcttgtggacttaaacatgccacgtgaaaagttgaagttaaagtgttgccaaaaaatGAAAGGGgccattcttttttaaacaaactaaaaaggaaactaggtcattctttttgaaatgagagagtatattattttgaattttctaaCATAGATTTTATATATGAACAATTTTTGCAGCCAGGAATCATTGTACCAGAGGCATTGGGCTTAGGTAATTGGGTTAAGGCCCAAGAATGGGCAGCCATTCCTGGAGGACAAGCTACATATTTGGGCCAGCCTGTTCCATGGGGAACACTCCCTACTATTTTGGTTATTGAATTTTTAGCCATAGCCTTTGTAGAGCATCAAAGGAGTATGGAAAAAGATTCAGAAAAGAAGAAGTACCCTGGTGGTGCTTTTGACCCATTGGGTTACTCTAAAGACCCTGCTAAATTTGAAGAACTCAAAGTCAAGGAAATAAAAAATGGTTAGAATATTAACACACTCCTCTTATGCATTTTACATTTTCATTTTACggatttaaattatatatactgACAATATTGATCACTGTTATATATACTATTAGTTTAGTTTAACTTATGATAGCTAGACCTTGTTTGAAACAGCACGGAGTTGAAGAAAGAATTAAAGACTTGTAGTTATAGACATTTGTGTACATATAGATCATCTTATTAAGGGTTGGATGAGAATTCTAAAGTTCAATTATTTCTAAGTATAGAAATGTGTTAATCTTTTTGAGATAGACTAAATTAGAATGTGTCAcaaaattgggacagagggagaaGTACTTATCGTAGAGATTTGCTTGTTGTTACTCTATAGTTTTAAGTTATCACACATGTTTTATAGGCTAACTTAACCTGATAATGTAACGAGACAAACCTACACTCGTTACTATACAAGTGatctaattttgtaaatatCTTTTCAGATTATCAATgtatttttacttgttttagAAGAGAATTTTCTTATTATACGTTATTAATCTCACTTTTTTTGAACGATTATCTGTGGTTAGGTCGTCTTGCATTATTGGCATTTGTGGGATTTTGTGTACAACAATCAGCATACCCAGGAACAGGACCATTGGAGAACTTGGCAACTCACTTGGCTGACCCATGGCACAACAACATTGGGGATGTTGTTATCCCTAAAGGCATTTTCCCTAATTGAATTGTACCATCATATATACTAGCCAAAAACACCTTGTAAAACTCTCCCATATTGTACTCATAGTCTTGTAATGAAAATGGACTTTTTGTGTATCCTCAGTCTATGCATGATATCCCTATCTAATACCCATTTTATTCGAATgtgaattcaagatttaaacttgattaattttttatcaaagcaatgaatttttggaaatataatatttatacttTCAAAGATTCGCAGCACGCAAACACAATGACATGTTATGCCATGTCGAAAGTAATGAATTTAGTTGAACCATATAAATATGTCCTAATTCAAATTACAAGGATGTTGTGAAGCTATTGTTGGCTTATAGTTTAACTAAACTTTGTTTCCTTCATAGCTCTCTTTCGAATCAAGTGAAATTTGAGATATACTTTTACATAAAGAGAGTCAATTTTGTGCCTTGATCTAATTTATTATTGGTTGATCGCTCAAAAAATGATTCTTATCCCACTCATATGGTAAAAGACTATTTAGGTTacttcaaacaaaataagaGTTAACTAGCAGGGCTCGAAGAAAGGGACACACATTATATTTTAGGCAAATATCATGAAAAAAGACAGATAGGGATCCTCACTTATAAGAATGagttataaataaattgttgagctggttttgaaatttgaattataaCCTAAAGGACAAATTTATGCGATCTAACTAAGTTCAAACTCCAGAACGAATAATAACTTAACAGTTGGACCAGAACGATTACACTAACTTCTTGGTTTTGCTCCAACTTGTAAAAACCATAAATTGTCATCattgaaaacaaaatataactaaataaaaattattttatagtaaTTCAAGGTAGTAGtataaagttcttttttttttcttttacaaaaaaaaaaaaggttaattgaaactttaaaaaaaGGCTGACAAAAATCATTGGGAACTAAATCAAAAAGCGCGGGCGTGCAAGAGTGCAACAGAAAAGCTGTTAGAAAATGAAACATATTTGTGTTTCTATTAGtccattattttaattattactgtaatataatataaaaatactttagaataattaattataggGAATATAATTAGGGTTTTGGAAGTAGCTGTATGTACTTGATAATTATAGGGGCATAAGTTTTAGGGACACAAGAAAAAAGATACTGGAACTCACTTGTATAAGCGGCGcactttttttatataaatatttattgatccgactaatttaaatttgtattgcaTAAAACGTTACATTAAAAGTGAAggtattttacttttaatattaaactAGTGAACATAGTCGTGCTTCGCGCGATCCTTAAAATATTAGTgaatagatatatatttttccgtaaatttagtttttataaaaaataaaattatctatctatattttatttgtttagattACATTtacaaatatgaatatttttattgaaatttcatTAGTTAATTGGttgatttctttcttaaatttaggtgtcattttttttgtatacaATTAATTGAACTATAGCATAATAATGGGTTAAAAGGAAACTATCAGTGGATAGTGccttcgtttttttttttaaaatgatattcttcacatacatttctttttttaccctaaaataaaatcaaaacttttgaaaagtagaattcaaaaactaaaaactcaccttttttttacatttaaacaattttgttatttctcCGAAATGTTAAATAAATGACTTGCATTTTAACTTCATGTAACACATAGCAAAAAAGGAACCAATTTATTATCAACATATATAAGCCAACATCTAACATGAccttgataaattttaaaaaacattacAAAAATCCTTACAAAATCTAAAGAAATTAACTTAAACTTCAAGTTATAGCATTTACCATAATATGCagtaaatatagaaaaatgtgAGAACAACATAAATTTAGATGAATTCAAAAAGTGAATAATAAGTGCAACCGCATATTTctaagttaaattttttttagatgaaattaaGAAAAGTAATCAATAAATTGTCATGaataagaaagtgaaaaatatatgtgcaatcaaattaatttgttttagaagaacttaaggaaaatatacaataatattatattGTCATGAAATTGAATCACTATAATAAAAAAGTGTTAAGTACAACACTTTTTTTGCAAAATTCCCGTGGCCACCAACTCTGTGTGAATGACAATATTAAGATAAgtaatttcaaaagaaaaataaataattttcaatgtGCATAAAAGTATGCATATC
The DNA window shown above is from Solanum stenotomum isolate F172 chromosome 6, ASM1918654v1, whole genome shotgun sequence and carries:
- the LOC125867296 gene encoding chlorophyll a-b binding protein 6A, chloroplastic-like, encoding MASNTLMSYGIAPVCPSILSASKSKFVTALPVSAGVTNDTSRFTMSADWMPGQPRPSYLDGSAPGDFGFDPLGFGEVPENLERYKESELIHCRWAMLAVPGIIVPEALGLGNWVKAQEWAAIPGGQATYLGQPVPWGTLPTILVIEFLAIAFVEHQRSMEKDSEKKKYPGGAFDPLGYSKDPAKFEELKVKEIKNGRLALLAFVGFCVQQSAYPGTGPLENLATHLADPWHNNIGDVVIPKGIFPN